Genomic window (Fundidesulfovibrio magnetotacticus):
GATGCGCGCCGCATGCCGGAGCCCCTGGCCGTGGAGCACGTTCCCGCGCAGGAGCATGGCGGTCCTGCGGCCGCTTGCCAGCGCGCGCGCGGCGGCGTCCACGGCATCCCCGGAGACTGTCCCCGGCGGAGCGGGGTCCAGCCTGGGGGATGGACGCTCCGCCGGAAGCCAGGCTGTGTCGGCGGGCAGGATCAGGGTGGCGGTCTGTCCGGGCGGCTGGCGCGCGGCCTGCACGGCGCGGGCGGCGTCGGCGGCCACGGTCCGGGGGCTCCGCGAGCGGCGCACCCAGTGGGAGATGGCCTCCGCGTAGCCCATCAGGTCGGCGTTCAGGGGGGCGTCGTAGCGTTCGTGGTTGGTGGCGTGGTCGCCCACGATGTTCACCATGGGCGACTGGGCGCGGCGCGCGTTGTGGATGTTGGCCATGCCGTTGGTGAAGCCCGGCCCGAGGTGGAGCAGCGTGCAGGCCGGGTTGCCCGTCATGCGGGCGTAGCCGTCCGCCGCGCCCGTGGCCACGCCCTCGAAGAGGCAGAGTACCGGCCGCATGCCCTCGATGCGGTCCAGGGCGCGGACGAAGTGCATTTCGGAAGTCCCCGGATTGGCGAAGCAGACCTCGACGCCGCTCCCGACGAGCGTGGCGACGAGCGATTCCGCCCCGTTGCAGCCGACGTGCTCAGCATCTCCAGGGACATCAGGGATTTCGTGAGACATCGTCGCGCTCCTTGCTTCAAGCGGTGCAGGCCGGTGTGGTCATGGAGGGAAGATCGGAGGGCCGGGCCGACGCACGCAATGGCGACGGCCGGATGCCCAGCGTCTTCTACTTGGCGTCTGTCATGACGGCTGTCAAGGCGTAGCGGCGTTCAGACCCGGCGCGTCTGGCCGTCCGCCCCAGGCCGTTTCCAGACGCCGCCTGCCCCGCACACGGTGCGCGGAAGTCGGCAAGAACGCTTGACCGGATCGGACCCTGATGCCACAGAGGTCTAACGACTCCGCAAGGCGGGCTGCATGGTCACCCAACCGTTCGAGACGCCAAGGGCCACCCGGCCCGCGCCGTCCGACGGCTCTCCCCGGCAGGACCCGGCGGCCCGCGACCATCACAACGACACCCTGGAGCGCCGGCGCGCACACCACGAACGCATCATCGCCAACCCAAAGGAGCCCTCATCGTGAGCACCTGCGACATCGCCCTGGTGGGACTGGCCGTCATGGGCCAGAACCTGGCCCTGAACATGGCCAGCCGCGGTTTTTCCGCGGCCGTCTTCAACCGCACCGAATCCACCACCCGCGAGTTCATGGACCGCGCCGGGAACAAGGCCGGGCTCAAGGCCGCCTTCAGCCCGGCCGAGGCCGTGGGCATGCTCTCCAGCCCGCGCAAGATCTTCCTCATGGTCAAGGCGGGTTCGCCCGTGGACCAGGTGATCGACGAATTCGTACCCCTTCTCTCCCCCGGCGACATCCTCGTGGACGGCGGCAACTCCCACTTCCCCGACACCGTGCGCCGCACCCGGGAACTGGCCGCCAAGGGCATCCGCTACCTGGGCGTGGGCGTCTCCGGCGGCGAGGAGGGCGCGCTCCACGGGCCGAGCATCATGCCCGGCGGCGAGCCCGAGGCCTGGCCCTTCATGGAGCCCATCCTCACGGCCATCTCCGCCAAAGCCGGGCCCGGCGGAGACGAGCCCTGCGTGGCCTGGATGGGCAACGGCGGAGCAGGGCACTATGTGAAGATGGTGCACAACGGCATCGAATACGGCGACATGCAGCTCATCGCGGAGGTCTACGACATCCTGGGCCGCGCGGGCGGCCTGGACGCCGCCGCCCAGGCGCGCGTCTTCAGCGAGTGGAACAAGGGGCCGCTGGCCTCCTACCTGGTGGAGATCACCGCCCAGGCCCTCTCGCGCATCGACGAAGAGACCTCCAAACCCCTTGTGGACGTGATCCTGGATGCGGCCGGACAGAAGGGCACGGGCCGCTGGACGGCCGAGAGCGCCCTGGAGCTGGGCATACCCATCCCCACGCTCACCTCCGCCGTGGAGGCGCGCGGTCTTTCGTCCCTCAAGGAGCAGCGCGTGCGCGCCTCGCGCATCCTCCAGGGCGGCTGCGAGCCCCCCGCCGTGAACGTCGCGGACCTGGTGCGCGACGCAGAGCAGGCCCTCTACGCCGCCAAGGTCTGCTCCTACGCCCAGGGTTTCGCCCTGCTGGCCGAGGCCGACAAGGTCTACGGCTTCGGGCTGGACCTGGGACAGGCCGCCAAGGTCTGGCGGGCCGGTTGCATCATCCGCGCGGATTTCCTGGACGACGTGACCGCCGCCTTCAAGGCCGACCCCGCCCTGGAAAACCTCCTGGAGGCCCCGGTGTTCACCAACGAAGTGGGCCGCCGCCTGCCCGCGCTGCGCAGGCTGGCGGGCGTGGCCATCGCCTCGGGCATCCCCGCCCCGGCCCTGTGCGCCAGCCTCGCCTACTACGACGGCTTCCGCTCCGAACACCTGCCCGCCAACCTCATCCAGGCCCAGCGCGACCTCTTCGGCGCGCACACCTTCAAGCGCCTGGACAAGGAGGGCGTGTTCCACGCCCAATGGTGAGCGCCCGCACGCAAGAACGCGGAAACGCCCGGCCGGGAGCGCGCGCTCCCGCGCCGGGCGTCGAACGTCGTGGACGCTCCCCGGATTGCGGGCGTCAGTCCTTCATGGCCCCCATGGTCAGGCCCTGCACGATGGACTTGCGCACGAAGAAGGCGAACACGGACACCGGCAGCACGATGAGCGTCGCGGCCGCGCCGATGCCCGCCCAGTCGATCTTGCCGTAGGAGATGAAGTTGTAGACGGCCACGGGCACGGTCTTGGTCCTGGGGCCGGAGAGGATGAGCGAGAAGAGGAACTGGTTCCAGGAGAAGATGAAGGCCATGATGGCCGAGGTGGCTATGCCGTTGCGCACCAGGGGCAGCACGATGGTCAGGAAGGTGCGCAGACGGGTGCAGCCATCGATCATGGCCGCGTCTTCCAGTTCGGCGGGCACGCTCTCGAAGAAGGAGATCATGAGCCAGGTGACCATGGGCAGGGTGATGATCAGGTGCGTGACGGTCAGGGCCGTGTAGGTGTCGATGAGCCCCATTGAGCGGAAGATGATGTACCACGGAAGAAGGTAGCTGACGAAGGGGGTCATTCTGGCCAGGAGGATGATCAGCCCGATGCGCCCCTGCTTGTACTTGGCGATGGAATAGGCGGCCGGAAGCCCCAGCACCAGCGAGAGCCCGGTGGCCAGGGTGGCGATGATCACGCTGTTCATCAGGAAATGGAAGAAATCGTGCTGCTGGAAGACGGCCCGGAAGTTTTCCAGGGTGGGCGTGAAGAAGAATTCCGGCGGATAGGCGATGTTCTGCGAGCCGGTCTTGAGCCCGGTCATGATCATCCAGGCGAACACAAAGAGCGGCGGCGCGCACAGGGCCACCGCGCCCGAGTAGAACAGGACGCTCTTGATCCTCTTGACCGCGACGCTCATGGCGCTCCCCTCCCGGTCCGGGCCGTCATTTGGCCAGCCTGAGCCTGTTCATGACCACGTTGAACACCAGGACGATGAGGAACACCACCACCATCAGGGCCGAGCCGTAGCCCGCCTTGAAGAACTGGAAGCCCACCGTGTAGGAATAGAGGTAGAGCGTCTCGGAGGCGATGCCCGGGCCTCCCTGGGTGATGGTGTAGATCATGTCGAATTCCTTGAGGTTGTCCAGGGAGCGCAGCATGAGCGCGGCGATGAGCACCGGGCGGATCATGGGCAGGGTGATGTGCCAGAAGATCTGCAGCGCGTTGGCCCCGTCGATGCGCGCGGCCTCGTAGGGGTCGTGCGGCAGCGACTTGAGCCCCGCCAGCACGATGAGGGTGATCATGGGGGTCCATTTCCACACGTCCACCATCACCAGCGAGAGGATCACCGTGTGCTCGCTCGAAACCCACAGGCTGCCGGGCAGGCCCACCAGGCGCAGCAGGTAGTTGAGCACGCCCACCTCGGGGTTGAGCATGATGCGCCAGATGAGCGCCACGGCCACCGGCGTGGCCGCGAAAGGAAAAATGTAGATGGCCTGCACGGCCTCGCTGCCCTTGAACTCCCGGTTGAAGTACAGGGCGATCATCAGGCCCAGGCCCATCTCCAGGGCGAGGCTCAGGCCGCTGAAGGCGATCATCACCACGGTTCCGTTGAGGACGCGCTCGTCGGTGAGCAGGTCCACGAAGTTGTCCAAGCCGATGAAGCGCGGCTGCCCGAGTCCGATGGTCCATTTGGTGAAGGCCAGGTAGAGGTTGAAGGCGATGGGGAAGACCACGATGAGCAGGAGCACGATCACCGCCGGGGCCGGAAACACCCAGGACTGACGCCGGTCGATGAAGTCGGAGAGGGCTTGGGCGATGCGTCGCATGGTCTGCCGCCTTGGTTTTCCTGGCCCGGCGCGCAGTCGGCCGGAAGCTGCCGGACTGGCTGCGCCCGGGGTTCTTGTGCCTGGTCCCCGCGCCGTACATGACCAACGCGCAACCGGGCCGGTTGCCGTCTGAAACGCCCGGGGGCGTGTGCCTGACCGCCGCGCCGGACGTGGCCCGCGCGCAGCCGGGCCTGTCGCCGTACGGATGCGCCGCCGCCCCAGGCGGGCGGCGACGCGGGTTTCCGCCTGTTCCTGCCCGGTCTACGGCAGTTCCATCTTCTTGTTCATGAGTTCCGCGGCCTTGTCCGCCGAGGCCTTCACGTCCTTGCCCTGGATGGCGTCCACGATCACCTGTCCAACGATGTCGCGGATTTCGGGCACGTTGAGCACGGGCGGGTTCCACTGCGGGTTGCCCGTTTCGTAGGACTTCTTCACGCTGGCGGTCCAGTCGGGGTTCTTGTCGCCCGCCTTGTACTCGGGGGAATCCCAGGCGGAGGCGCGCCCGGCGGGCACGCCCGCCAGCAGGGCCTTCACGGCGTTCTGCTTGTTGGTGGCCCACTGGATGAAGAGCCATGTGGCCTTCTGCTGCTTGGCCGGGGCGTTCTTGTTGATGCACAGGCTCCAGTTGGAGAGATGGGGGATGCTGCCCGCCGGTCCGGCCGGGATCACCGCGTAGCCGACCTTGCCGGCCACTTTGGAATCCTTGGGGTTTTCATAGAGCGACTTGAAGACGTTGGCGTCGTAGATCATGGCCGCCTTGCCTTCCATGAAGAGCTGCGTGCTCTCAGCCCAATGGAGCATGGTGGCGCCCTCGGGGCCGTAGTTGCGCAGCATGTCGCCATAGAATTTGAAGGCGGCGATGTCCTGGGGGGAGTTCAGGAAGGATTTGCCCTTCTCCATCCAGTTGCCGCCGAAGGTGAACATGAAGTCGCTCCACTGGGAGGTGGCCGCCGCGCCCTTGCCGCGCAGGGTGACGCCCACCATCTTCTTGCCGTCCATCTCCTTGCCGTGGAAGAACTTGGCCGCGTCCTCGAACTCCTTCATGGTGGCGGGAACCTTGATCTTGTTCTGCTCGAAGAGGTCCTTGCGGTAGGACAGGAGCGAGGTCTCGGCATTGAACACCACGCCGAAGAGCTTGCCGTCGATGGTGTTGGCCTTCATGAACAGCGGGAAGAAGTCCTTCTGGTCCCAGCTGGCGTCGGTGAGGGCGGGGTCCTTCACGAAGTCGTCCAGGGGGAGGAGCCACCCGGCCTTCCAGTAGTAGAGGTCGTCCTGGGTGGCCATGATCATGAAGCCGTCCAGCTTGCCGCCGGAGTTGAGCTCGATGGTGCGCTTGTTGCGGAACTGGTCCTCCGGGAAGGACTCCATCA
Coding sequences:
- the gndA gene encoding NADP-dependent phosphogluconate dehydrogenase, translated to MSTCDIALVGLAVMGQNLALNMASRGFSAAVFNRTESTTREFMDRAGNKAGLKAAFSPAEAVGMLSSPRKIFLMVKAGSPVDQVIDEFVPLLSPGDILVDGGNSHFPDTVRRTRELAAKGIRYLGVGVSGGEEGALHGPSIMPGGEPEAWPFMEPILTAISAKAGPGGDEPCVAWMGNGGAGHYVKMVHNGIEYGDMQLIAEVYDILGRAGGLDAAAQARVFSEWNKGPLASYLVEITAQALSRIDEETSKPLVDVILDAAGQKGTGRWTAESALELGIPIPTLTSAVEARGLSSLKEQRVRASRILQGGCEPPAVNVADLVRDAEQALYAAKVCSYAQGFALLAEADKVYGFGLDLGQAAKVWRAGCIIRADFLDDVTAAFKADPALENLLEAPVFTNEVGRRLPALRRLAGVAIASGIPAPALCASLAYYDGFRSEHLPANLIQAQRDLFGAHTFKRLDKEGVFHAQW
- a CDS encoding carbohydrate ABC transporter permease, producing MSVAVKRIKSVLFYSGAVALCAPPLFVFAWMIMTGLKTGSQNIAYPPEFFFTPTLENFRAVFQQHDFFHFLMNSVIIATLATGLSLVLGLPAAYSIAKYKQGRIGLIILLARMTPFVSYLLPWYIIFRSMGLIDTYTALTVTHLIITLPMVTWLMISFFESVPAELEDAAMIDGCTRLRTFLTIVLPLVRNGIATSAIMAFIFSWNQFLFSLILSGPRTKTVPVAVYNFISYGKIDWAGIGAAATLIVLPVSVFAFFVRKSIVQGLTMGAMKD
- a CDS encoding carbohydrate ABC transporter permease, which gives rise to MRRIAQALSDFIDRRQSWVFPAPAVIVLLLIVVFPIAFNLYLAFTKWTIGLGQPRFIGLDNFVDLLTDERVLNGTVVMIAFSGLSLALEMGLGLMIALYFNREFKGSEAVQAIYIFPFAATPVAVALIWRIMLNPEVGVLNYLLRLVGLPGSLWVSSEHTVILSLVMVDVWKWTPMITLIVLAGLKSLPHDPYEAARIDGANALQIFWHITLPMIRPVLIAALMLRSLDNLKEFDMIYTITQGGPGIASETLYLYSYTVGFQFFKAGYGSALMVVVFLIVLVFNVVMNRLRLAK
- a CDS encoding ABC transporter substrate-binding protein, with the protein product MRSKSVFLALAALLALGMSWSDARAEVNWKQFQGTEIRVMMNKHPFTTYIEPKLAEFEQLTGIKVVMESFPEDQFRNKRTIELNSGGKLDGFMIMATQDDLYYWKAGWLLPLDDFVKDPALTDASWDQKDFFPLFMKANTIDGKLFGVVFNAETSLLSYRKDLFEQNKIKVPATMKEFEDAAKFFHGKEMDGKKMVGVTLRGKGAAATSQWSDFMFTFGGNWMEKGKSFLNSPQDIAAFKFYGDMLRNYGPEGATMLHWAESTQLFMEGKAAMIYDANVFKSLYENPKDSKVAGKVGYAVIPAGPAGSIPHLSNWSLCINKNAPAKQQKATWLFIQWATNKQNAVKALLAGVPAGRASAWDSPEYKAGDKNPDWTASVKKSYETGNPQWNPPVLNVPEIRDIVGQVIVDAIQGKDVKASADKAAELMNKKMELP